GACGCTGGCGAAGGCGCCCAGGGTGGTGGCGGTGGGGGAGACGGGCCTGGACTACTACTGGGACCACGCGCCGCCCGCCGCGCAGCACGAGGCGTTCCGCTGGCACATCGCGCTGGCCAAGGACGTCGGCAAGGCGTTGATGATCCACGATCGGGACGCGCACGAGGACATCCTGCGGATTCTGGCGGAGGAAGGCGCCCCGGAGACGGTCGTCTTCCATTGTTTCTCCGGCGACGCCGACTTCGCCCGGCGCTGCGCCGAGGCCGGATACCTTCTTTCCTTCGCGGGCACGGTGACGTTTCGCAATGCCGCCTACCTGCGGGAAGCCGCGGCCGCCGTTCCGGTGGAACAGTTGTTGGTGGAGACTGACGCGCCATTCTTGACGCCGCATCCGTTCCGGGGCAGGCCCAACGAGCCGTATTGCGCCGCGTACACGGTGCGTGAGCTGGCCAGGGTGCGCGGACTCGACGAGGGCGAGCTGGCCGGGATGCTCACGGCGAACGCCGAACGCGCGTTCCGCCTGCGATCGGTGAACTCGACATCACCGGTGGTCACCGACGAGTGAGTCGAGCTGTGATCGGCGACACAGCCCCCGGTCGGGGTCTTGGCGTGGACCGGGAAATGCCGTTATGGTGCCGTGATCGCAAACAGCCGGGATGGGGAATTCTGGTGGACCCGCACACAGTGCGTGTGAAGCAGGGTCGTGCACTCCTGCGGTGAACATCCCCGTGACTGACTGATTCGACGCAGGCGCGCATTCGGCGCGAATCGGTCGCGCTCACGGTGAAAGGTTTCCCCTGCCCGGACCGACGACGGCTGGACTACAGGTGAAGAGACGCACGTTGTTGCGTGCCATGGTGATCGCCGTGCTGGCCATCCTGATCAGCGGCTCCGGCACCGCCATCGCGATGGACAAGGCGGTCGCGATCACCGTCGACGGCGAACGACAGTCGATCCGCACGTTCGCCACGACCGTGGCAGGCGCACTGGCCAGCGCGGGATTCGAGGCGGGTGCCCATGACGCGGTGGCCCCCTCCGTCGACACCGCCGTCGCCGACGGCAGCTCCATCGTCCTCAAGCGCGGCAGGCTGCTGACCCTCCAGATCAACCGGGAGACCGAGGAGGCCTGGACACAGGCCCTCACTCTCGGGGAGGCGCTGGAGGAACTGGGCATGCGGGTCGACGACGACGAGATGTCCCTGCCGAGGGACACGCCCATCCCGTTGGAGGGCCTGTCCGTCGAGCTGGACATCTCCAAGCTGGTGCAGATCGTCGACGGCGGCGGCGAGATGATGCAACTGGCGACGAACGAACACACCGTCGGCGACCTGCTGGCGGCCGAGGGACTGGCCTTGGAAGACGAGGACTCGGTGACGCCGTCGCTGGACACCGAGTTGGAGAACGGCCTGCTCATCGAGATCACCCGGACTCGCACCGAGGAGGAGACCGAGGAACGCGAGATCCCCTTCGAGATCCAGGAGGAGGACGACCCGGAACTCCCCGTGGGCGAGACGGAGATCGACGAGGAGGGCGTTCCCGGCATCGAACTGGTCACCTACCGGGTGGTCACGGTCAACGGCGAGCAGACCGAACGCACCGAGATCTCCGCGGAGACCATCACCGAGCCCGAACCGCGGAAGGTGCGCAACGGCACGAAGGAACCGGAGGTTCCCGACGTCGGCGACACCGAGGTGTGGGAGCGGCTGGCGCAGTGCGAGTCGACCGGCAACTGGCAGATCGTCAGCGCCAACGGCCTGTACTACGGCGGCCTCCAGTTCAGCCTGCCGACCTGGAACGCCTACGGCGGCGGCGAGTACGCCACCTATCCGAACGAGGCGTCCAAGGAGCAGCAGATCGCGGTGGCGATCAAGCTCCGCGACGCCAACGGCGGCCGCTACAACTCCTGGCCGCACTGCGCGAGCCAGCTGGGCCTGCCGAGGTGACGGCCCAGGTCGGTGACGTCGGGGGTGCGGCGCGGCTGATGCCGTAACCTCCGCGCGTGAGCGAAACGCAGAAGTCGGCCGGACCGAGCGCCCTGCTCGGTCCGGCCGATGTTCGTCGGCTGGCCGAGGAACTGGACGTCCGGCCCACCAAGAAGCTCGGACAGAACTTCGTGCACGACCCGAACACCGTGCGACGCATCGTCTGGGTGGCAGGTGTCGGCCCCGACGACGTCGTGTTGGAGGTCGGCCCCGGCCTGGGCTCGCTCACCCTGGCGCTGCTGCCGCATGCCCGCGAGGTCGTGGCGGTGGAGATCGACCCGGTGCTCGCCGAGCGACTGCCGACGACCGTCGCCGAGCGCGCCCCCACGCTGGCCGCGAAGCTGCGCGTGGTGACCGCCGACGCGATGCGGGTCGGCGCCGAGGAGATCGGCGAGCCGACCGCGCTGGTGGCGAACCTGCCTTACAACGTCGCCGTGCCCGTGGTGCTGCACCTGCTGGAACGACTGCCGTCGCTGCGTTCCGGCCTGGTGATGGTGCAGGCCGAGGTGGCCGACCGGCTCGCGGCCGAGCCGGGCAGCCGGGTGTACGGGGTGCCGAGTGTGAAGGCCGCCTGGTACGCCGACGTCCGCCGCGCCGCCAACGTGCCGCGCGGCGTGTTCTGGCCCGTGCCCAATGTGGACTCCGGCCTGGTGTCGCTGCGACGCAGGGAGACGCCGCCCTCGGACGCGCCTCGGGCGGAGGTGTTCGCCGTGATCGACGCCGCGTTCTCCCAGCGCCGCAAGACGATGCGTTCGGCGTTGGCAGGCTGGGCGGGCTCGCCCGCCGAGGCCGAGCGGCTGCTGCGGGCGGCGGACGTCGACCCGTCGATCCGAGGCGAGCAGCTCACCGTCGCCGAGTTCGCGGCGATCGCGGCGGCCCGGCGGGCGCAGGGCTGAGCGGCGGGTAGAGCGGCGGGCCGACGCGGGTCGTCGCGTCGACTTGCTCGCGCGCGGGAAGGCGCGCGTGTCAGGTGTGATCGTCGTAGTTCCAGCTGCGGCCCGTTCCCCGGTACTGCTCGACGGGGATGGGCGCGGTGCCCTCGGGCAGGTGATCACGGCAGAGGACGCCATGGAGATGATCGACCTCGTGGGCGACCAAGCGGGCCATGCCACGGTGGAAGGTCGTGATCCTCTTCTCGCCCGTGATGTCGGTGTGCTCGACGTGGATCGTCAACGCCCTGGGCACCCGGCAGCGAACGTCGAAGAAGCTCAGGCAGCCTTCGTACTGCTCGTCGACCTCCTCGCTCGCCTCGATCACCCGTGGGTTCAGCAGGATGACGGGCTCGTCGGTGCCAGAGGTACGGACGAGGGCGGCGGCCCGATCGATGCCGATCTGGGGCGCGGCCACCCCCATTCCCTTGCCGAAGACCTGCGCTCGACCGATGCGTTCGGCAGCGGCATGCAGCGCGGCGACGACCCGGCGCGCGTCCGCGTCCTCGGCAGGCAGCGCGAAGGTTCGAGCGGTACGCCGCAGCAACGGATCACCGTCTTGGACCACGCCCAGGGCGGCCATGGTGTCGCTGGGGCGGGTCCGGGTTTCACACGGCGCTTCGTCGTGACCGGGCACTGAGACGTCGTTCATCGCGAGACTGCCTGTCTTCCTTGGGTGGTTCGGGGCAGTATCCGACCGGGCCGGGCCGGGCCAGATCAGGCCGGTGCCGGGCGGCGCCGAGTGAGCGCGGGGGTTCTTGGTGTCGAGGATGCCGACGAGGCCGGTGCGTGGCCGATCTCGACGCAGGATGCCTGGTTCACCGCGTAGCTCGATGCTCGCCGTTCCCTGATGTTCAACGTGCTCCTCGGATCAACGGCGATCGCCAAGAAGTTGGTCGCCTCCGGTCAGACTCCCAGATCGGAGGTTGAGCCGTCGGACGCCCGACTCCGGGATCCGAAGGCCCTCGACCGGCAGTTGCGCCGGCGGCATGCCGAACAGGTCACGAGTGCGCAAACCGCGATCGCAACCTACCCGAACGAGATCCAGATCCCGACTCCGTGCAACGCCGAGCTCGATGACTCGCGGCTTGCCGAACTCGGCCTGGTCGACCCCGGAAGGCTGCGCCGCAGCCTGCGTTCCTTCGGGCCATCCGGCATCACACCCGCATTTCTCACCGACACCGTTGCCGGCGAGGCCTGGCTGCGCAACCTGGCCCCGCCGTTCACCCACCACCGGGAGGCCACCGATGTCCGCGCCGGAAACGCCCGCACCCAGCACGAGCGTGGCACTGGCCAAGGGCGTGTCGAGCACGCCGGTGGTCGACGGCCTGACACTGCTGGATGAACGCAGCGGCATGATCTACCACCTCAACCACACCGGCTTCCTCGCGTTGACGGCATTGCTCGACGGAGGCACCGAGGCCGCCACGGCCGCGCTGTGTGCCCGCTACGCCACCACCGCCCAGGACGCTCGCGACGACGTCGTACACCTCCTCGCTACCTTGGAAGCCCGCCGGCTGGTGATCCGCGCGTGAGCGCCCCGATCGCCCTGACCCCGCCGCAGACGCTGTTCATCGGTGAGCGGTGCGCCGGTTTGCTGGCCGTGGTCGCCACCAGCGTGCTACTGGTGCTCACGCGAGCCCGCCCTCAGCTGATCCGCCGTGTTCTGCGCGCACTGCACCGCAGTAGCCGGGACGCCGACCTCCACCGGACCGAACGGGCTTTCGACGTGGTCACCACGGTCAGTCTGCGCTGCGCCAGCGGACATGGCTGCCTGCGCCGTTCCCTGGCGATCGTCATCCTGTGCCGCGTTTGGGGCATGCGGGCGACCTGGCGGGTCGGGTTCCGCTCGCCACCGCCACAATCCCACGCGTGGGTCGAAGCCGATGGCCGACCCGTCTGCGAGGTCGTCGATCCCCGCATCAGCTACCACCCGATGATCACGCTGTGAGAGGACACTCCGCCCGTGCCCGAGACCCTCCAAGCCCGGCTCGCCGAGTTCGCCGCGTCGCTGCGCGCGGTCGGCGCCATCCGATCCCATGCCGTCGAGCACGCCTTCGCCGCCGTGGCCCGGCACCGCTGCGTGCCCCGGTTCCGGTACGGCCCCGAGACCATCACCGTGCCGCAGGACGAACTGCCCGGCGACCAGCTTCTGGACAT
This genomic stretch from Actinoalloteichus hoggarensis harbors:
- a CDS encoding resuscitation-promoting factor; this encodes MKRRTLLRAMVIAVLAILISGSGTAIAMDKAVAITVDGERQSIRTFATTVAGALASAGFEAGAHDAVAPSVDTAVADGSSIVLKRGRLLTLQINRETEEAWTQALTLGEALEELGMRVDDDEMSLPRDTPIPLEGLSVELDISKLVQIVDGGGEMMQLATNEHTVGDLLAAEGLALEDEDSVTPSLDTELENGLLIEITRTRTEEETEEREIPFEIQEEDDPELPVGETEIDEEGVPGIELVTYRVVTVNGEQTERTEISAETITEPEPRKVRNGTKEPEVPDVGDTEVWERLAQCESTGNWQIVSANGLYYGGLQFSLPTWNAYGGGEYATYPNEASKEQQIAVAIKLRDANGGRYNSWPHCASQLGLPR
- the rsmA gene encoding 16S rRNA (adenine(1518)-N(6)/adenine(1519)-N(6))-dimethyltransferase RsmA; this translates as MSETQKSAGPSALLGPADVRRLAEELDVRPTKKLGQNFVHDPNTVRRIVWVAGVGPDDVVLEVGPGLGSLTLALLPHAREVVAVEIDPVLAERLPTTVAERAPTLAAKLRVVTADAMRVGAEEIGEPTALVANLPYNVAVPVVLHLLERLPSLRSGLVMVQAEVADRLAAEPGSRVYGVPSVKAAWYADVRRAANVPRGVFWPVPNVDSGLVSLRRRETPPSDAPRAEVFAVIDAAFSQRRKTMRSALAGWAGSPAEAERLLRAADVDPSIRGEQLTVAEFAAIAAARRAQG
- a CDS encoding PqqD family peptide modification chaperone — its product is MALAKGVSSTPVVDGLTLLDERSGMIYHLNHTGFLALTALLDGGTEAATAALCARYATTAQDARDDVVHLLATLEARRLVIRA
- a CDS encoding TatD family hydrolase translates to MSRKRDTTPPSVPEPLPVPTVDAHTHLDACGARTREDVAAILDRAEAVGIGRVITVADDLESARWVVAASEWDERVFGAVALHPTRTADFTDDQRQELATLAKAPRVVAVGETGLDYYWDHAPPAAQHEAFRWHIALAKDVGKALMIHDRDAHEDILRILAEEGAPETVVFHCFSGDADFARRCAEAGYLLSFAGTVTFRNAAYLREAAAAVPVEQLLVETDAPFLTPHPFRGRPNEPYCAAYTVRELARVRGLDEGELAGMLTANAERAFRLRSVNSTSPVVTDE
- a CDS encoding peptide deformylase — translated: MNDVSVPGHDEAPCETRTRPSDTMAALGVVQDGDPLLRRTARTFALPAEDADARRVVAALHAAAERIGRAQVFGKGMGVAAPQIGIDRAAALVRTSGTDEPVILLNPRVIEASEEVDEQYEGCLSFFDVRCRVPRALTIHVEHTDITGEKRITTFHRGMARLVAHEVDHLHGVLCRDHLPEGTAPIPVEQYRGTGRSWNYDDHT
- a CDS encoding lasso peptide biosynthesis B2 protein, producing the protein MSAPIALTPPQTLFIGERCAGLLAVVATSVLLVLTRARPQLIRRVLRALHRSSRDADLHRTERAFDVVTTVSLRCASGHGCLRRSLAIVILCRVWGMRATWRVGFRSPPPQSHAWVEADGRPVCEVVDPRISYHPMITL